In the Sarcophilus harrisii chromosome 3, mSarHar1.11, whole genome shotgun sequence genome, one interval contains:
- the RWDD2B gene encoding RWD domain-containing protein 2B produces the protein MTEVQQAEAQLSELDLLASMFPDENEFLMHDHLALAELKDYVEMKTTEIPSSKVHFTINIKVEIPDESMVMFSLSCALPFQYPTVLPEITVRSLSLSRTQQAQLNTDLTAYLQKGYCGEVCILNATEWVKEHASTYIKREPTSSTITTTNPTYPTDVIFTRLWIYSHHIYNKQKRKYIMEWAKDLSLSGFSMPGKPGVICVEGSQSTCEEFWARLRRLSWKRILIRHREDITFDGTHDEMQKQRKFFNFEEKVFDTNGNRGNHMDLGQLYQFLSAKGCADIFRIYFGIEGQ, from the exons ATGACTGAAGTTCAGCAAGCTGAAGCTCAGCTATCTGAATTAGACCTGCTGGCTAGCATGTTTCCAGATGAGAATGAATTCCTAATGCATGATCATCTGGCTTTAGCAGAACTGAAAGACTACGTGGAAATGAAGACCACAGAAATTCCATCTTCAAAAGTTCACTttactataaatataaaagtagagATTCCTGACGAATCTATG GTTATGTTTTCTTTATCTTGTGCCCTCCCTTTTCAGTATCCCACAGTCCTGCCTGAAATTACTGTCAG ATCACTTTCATTAAGTAGAACCCAACAGGCTCAGCTGAACACAGACCTAACTGCCTACCTTCAGAAAGGATACTGTGGAGAAGTCTGTATACTAAATGCAACAGAATGGGTTAAAGAACATGCATCAACTTATATCAAAAGAGAACCCACATcttccaccatcaccaccacaaaTCCAACTTATCCAACAGATGTCATTTTCACCAGACTTTGGATCTATAGCCATCATATTTACaacaaacagaaaaggaaatatattatgGAATGGGCAAAGGATCTCTCCCTCTCTGGATTTAGCATGCCTGGGAAGCCTGGGGTTATTTGTGTTGAAGGTTCACAAAGTACATGTGAAGAGTTCTGGGcaag aCTCCGAAGATTATCATGGAAGAGAATATTAATTCGTCATCGAGAGGACATTACTTTTGATGGCACACATGATgaaatgcaaaaacaaagaaaattttttaattttgaagaaaaagtttttgatacAAATGGAAACAGAGGAAATCATATGGATTTGGGTCAACTTTATCAGTTTTTAAGTGCCAAGGGATGTGCTGATATTTTTCGGATTTATTTTGGCATAGAGGGACAGTAA